A DNA window from Drosophila biarmipes strain raj3 chromosome 2R, RU_DBia_V1.1, whole genome shotgun sequence contains the following coding sequences:
- the LOC108030116 gene encoding uncharacterized protein LOC108030116 isoform X3, whose product MQHEWQDLQKPLLGVHALSIRNKFAYIETFCCLYSPSLGCQMALNPGIFNREKLPVSRCEDCIGHCRCLNKGAPFFQPRKGLSLLGICAMLTQSMNLRI is encoded by the exons ATGCAACACGAGTGGCAGGACTTACAAAAGCCCCTTCTCGGCGTGCACGCCCTATCCATTCGAAATAAGTTCG CTTACATCGAGACGTTTTGCTGTCTTTATTCACCCTCCCTTGGCTGTCAGATGGCCCTGAATCCAGGTATCTTCAACAGGGAGAAGCTACCTGTCAGCAGATGCGAGGATTGCATTGGGCACTGCCGATGCTTGAACAAGGGTGCTCCTTTTTTTCAGCCCAGGAAAGGGCTTTCCCTCTTGGGGATTTGCGCCATGCTAACCCAGTCGATGAATTTGAGAATTTAG
- the LOC108030116 gene encoding uncharacterized protein LOC108030116 isoform X1 has product MSFSVINFLFTFLVLVPGILGQCIECKARGKFHCQTNYTGYYCAPGAYINENAISEHTCNTSGRTYKSPFSACTPYPFEITYIETFCCLYSPSLGCQMALNPGIFNREKLPVSRCEDCIGHCRCLNKGAPFFQPRKGLSLLGICAMLTQSMNLRI; this is encoded by the exons ATGTCATTTAGCGTAATAAATTTTCTGTTTACATTCCTCGTTTTGGTGCCAG GTATTCTTGGTCAGTGCATAGAGTGTAAAGCCCGCGGGAAGTTCCACTGCCAGACGAACTACACGGGCTACTACTGCGCTCCAGGCGCTTACATCAATGAAAATGCGATTTCAGAGCATACATGCAACACGAGTGGCAGGACTTACAAAAGCCCCTTCTCGGCGTGCACGCCCTATCCATTCGAAATAA CTTACATCGAGACGTTTTGCTGTCTTTATTCACCCTCCCTTGGCTGTCAGATGGCCCTGAATCCAGGTATCTTCAACAGGGAGAAGCTACCTGTCAGCAGATGCGAGGATTGCATTGGGCACTGCCGATGCTTGAACAAGGGTGCTCCTTTTTTTCAGCCCAGGAAAGGGCTTTCCCTCTTGGGGATTTGCGCCATGCTAACCCAGTCGATGAATTTGAGAATTTAG
- the LOC108030116 gene encoding uncharacterized protein LOC108030116 isoform X2, with the protein MSFSVINFLFTFLVLVPGILGQCIECKARGKFHCQTNYTGYYCAPGAYINENAISEHTCNTSGRTYKSPFSACTPYPFEISSLTSRRFAVFIHPPLAVRWP; encoded by the exons ATGTCATTTAGCGTAATAAATTTTCTGTTTACATTCCTCGTTTTGGTGCCAG GTATTCTTGGTCAGTGCATAGAGTGTAAAGCCCGCGGGAAGTTCCACTGCCAGACGAACTACACGGGCTACTACTGCGCTCCAGGCGCTTACATCAATGAAAATGCGATTTCAGAGCATACATGCAACACGAGTGGCAGGACTTACAAAAGCCCCTTCTCGGCGTGCACGCCCTATCCATTCGAAATAAGTTCG CTTACATCGAGACGTTTTGCTGTCTTTATTCACCCTCCCTTGGCTGTCAGATGGCCCTGA